The following proteins come from a genomic window of Nitrosopumilaceae archaeon AB1(1):
- a CDS encoding DUF5679 domain-containing protein, whose translation MAEAYCVKCRTKREIKNQQETTLKNGRPALKGTCPECGTNVFRIGKA comes from the coding sequence ATGGCAGAAGCATATTGTGTAAAATGCAGAACAAAACGGGAAATCAAAAATCAACAAGAAACAACACTCAAAAACGGTCGTCCCGCCCTTAAAGGTACTTGTCCTGAATGTGGGACTAATGTTTTCCGTATAGGCAAGGCATAG
- a CDS encoding KH domain-containing protein, giving the protein MIFEKPVRIPLARIGALIGKSGKTKYTIESMCSVKLNIDSKTGEILITSNTSTDPLLPFKAVNIVNAIGRGFSPSKALELLKDDYQLHILDLRDFSSKSPSQIERIKSRLIGTNGKARRNLETLTGSHISVYGKTVSVISTTKKISLIVDAITSLCSGSVHRSVYRKLESVRHIEKQEKMILWEGQNIGQ; this is encoded by the coding sequence ATGATATTTGAAAAACCTGTTCGTATCCCTCTAGCTAGAATTGGTGCGTTGATTGGTAAATCTGGTAAAACAAAATATACAATTGAATCCATGTGTAGTGTTAAATTAAATATTGATAGTAAAACTGGAGAAATTCTAATCACTAGTAATACATCCACTGATCCACTTTTACCTTTCAAAGCTGTCAATATTGTAAATGCGATCGGACGTGGATTTTCTCCATCCAAAGCATTAGAATTATTAAAAGACGATTATCAATTACACATATTGGATTTGAGAGATTTTAGCTCAAAATCACCATCACAGATTGAACGTATAAAATCCAGACTCATAGGCACAAATGGTAAAGCTAGACGTAATTTGGAGACTTTAACTGGATCCCACATATCTGTATATGGCAAAACTGTATCTGTAATATCTACAACAAAAAAAATATCTCTAATAGTCGATGCGATTACATCATTATGTTCTGGCAGTGTTCATCGTTCTGTGTATCGTAAATTAGAATCTGTACGTCATATAGAAAAACAAGAAAAAATGATATTGTGGGAGGGTCAAAATATTGGTCAATAA
- the eif1A gene encoding translation initiation factor eIF-1A has product MGKRKVLNESELKEIKLPEEGELLGRVIKLLGSDQVLIKCTDSITRRGRIRGKLKRRIWIRDNDIVIIAPWDFKADERGDIVWRFTLPQVDWLKNNGHLARDF; this is encoded by the coding sequence ATGGGAAAACGTAAAGTCCTAAATGAAAGTGAACTCAAAGAGATTAAACTTCCTGAGGAAGGGGAGTTGTTGGGTAGAGTAATAAAATTACTTGGTAGCGATCAAGTATTGATAAAATGTACAGATTCTATAACACGTAGAGGTAGAATTCGTGGCAAATTGAAACGTAGGATTTGGATTCGTGATAATGATATTGTCATAATTGCTCCGTGGGATTTTAAAGCAGATGAACGTGGCGATATAGTGTGGAGATTTACATTACCACAGGTAGATTGGCTCAAAAATAACGGTCATTTGGCCCGTGACTTTTGA
- a CDS encoding DUF424 family protein, whose amino-acid sequence MSFSVNIIERKDTILTNICDADLLDKNITTESLNLHISPKYYGGDVIGISEAETLLRKSTILNMVGQNIISLSLKLGIGSTGAVKKINNTQFLIVYKM is encoded by the coding sequence ATGTCATTTTCTGTAAATATTATAGAGCGCAAAGATACAATTCTAACAAACATCTGTGATGCTGATCTTCTTGATAAAAATATTACAACTGAATCTTTGAATTTACACATAAGCCCAAAATACTATGGAGGAGATGTAATTGGAATATCTGAAGCTGAAACATTATTGCGTAAATCTACAATACTTAATATGGTTGGACAAAATATAATTTCCCTGTCTTTAAAACTTGGAATTGGTTCTACTGGTGCAGTTAAAAAAATTAATAATACACAATTTTTGATTGTCTACAAGATGTAA
- a CDS encoding translation initiation factor IF-2 — protein MTKKDYVALLDEIKSSLSNDATNTADRFELPVVDVTWEGQKTFLRNFLDFSKVLRREPEKLMQYLAKEFAVPAERIGDMAMFIGKRDPEDFTRLLELYVKDYLECITCSSPDTTVVKENRISFLVCEACGAKSTMKGKYA, from the coding sequence ATGACTAAAAAAGACTATGTTGCTCTTCTTGATGAAATTAAATCTAGTTTATCCAACGATGCCACAAACACTGCTGATCGATTTGAATTACCAGTTGTTGATGTAACTTGGGAAGGACAAAAAACATTTCTTCGTAACTTTTTAGATTTCTCCAAAGTGTTACGCAGAGAACCTGAAAAATTAATGCAGTATCTTGCCAAAGAATTTGCAGTACCTGCAGAACGTATTGGAGATATGGCTATGTTCATAGGTAAACGAGATCCAGAAGATTTCACACGTCTTTTAGAATTGTATGTTAAAGATTATTTAGAGTGTATTACATGTTCCAGTCCTGACACTACAGTTGTAAAAGAAAATCGTATATCCTTTTTAGTATGTGAGGCATGTGGCGCAAAATCTACCATGAAAGGAAAATATGCCTGA
- a CDS encoding serine protein kinase RIO, which produces MKNDESLINDFEIKLDNKSNSRNTSKLFAGFKKNKVVNEVLDRTTVMTMYKMINSHIISYVNGVVSAGKESVVFWAVKDNVNIALKTYLTSTSNFKKRASYITGDPRFTHVKKNTRSLVYQWAKKEFKNLHRCQSFGISVPAPLYVDKNVLAMDFIGDGGVPAKTLVQCDVNKNDYNSMIELIDILYNKAHLIHADLSGYNVFKTNNGLVLFDLGSAVDTRHPNAMSLLERDINNVSSFFVKRGLQVTNPIDVIKEVTL; this is translated from the coding sequence TTGAAAAATGATGAATCATTGATAAATGATTTTGAAATAAAGTTAGATAATAAATCTAATTCGAGAAACACTTCTAAATTATTTGCCGGATTTAAAAAAAATAAAGTGGTAAATGAAGTACTCGATCGCACTACTGTGATGACTATGTATAAAATGATAAATTCACATATAATCTCGTATGTAAACGGAGTTGTGAGCGCCGGTAAAGAATCTGTAGTTTTTTGGGCGGTCAAAGATAATGTAAACATTGCACTTAAAACATATTTGACCTCTACATCTAATTTTAAGAAACGTGCGTCTTACATAACGGGTGATCCACGATTTACCCATGTTAAAAAAAATACTAGAAGTTTAGTATATCAATGGGCAAAAAAAGAGTTTAAAAATCTCCATAGATGTCAAAGTTTTGGTATATCTGTTCCTGCGCCACTATATGTAGATAAAAATGTTCTAGCTATGGATTTTATTGGAGATGGTGGAGTTCCTGCAAAGACTCTAGTACAATGTGATGTAAATAAAAATGACTATAACTCCATGATTGAACTGATTGATATTTTGTACAACAAAGCACATCTTATTCATGCTGATTTGTCTGGGTATAATGTTTTCAAGACTAATAATGGCCTTGTCTTATTTGATTTAGGCTCTGCTGTTGATACTAGACATCCAAATGCTATGTCTCTATTGGAGAGAGACATTAATAATGTCTCTTCATTTTTTGTTAAACGAGGTTTACAAGTGACTAATCCAATTGATGTAATCAAAGAGGTGACATTATGA